AGCTTCAAGGGCGCCAAGCCGTATCACCAGGCGCACGCGCGCGGCGTCAAGCTCATCGGCGCCACCGCGCACTATGTGACGGCCGACCTCGACGAGGGCCCGATCATCGAGCAGGAGGTCGAGCGGGTGGGGCACGAGGTCACCCCCGAGCAGCTCGTGGCCGTGGGGCGCGACGTCGAGTGCCAGGCGCTCGCCCGCGCCGTGAAGTGGCACAGCGAGCACCGGGTACTGCTCAACGGCCGCCGTACGGTCGTCTTCGCCTGAGCGTCTCCGTCTGGCCTGAGCGCCTTCGCCCGGCCTGAGCGTCTCCGCCCGGCCTGAGCCCTTCGCACCTGAGCGCGGGCTTCCCTGGCCTCCCGGGCGCGCTGACGCCCTACAGCCGCGACAGCGAGGCCACGGCGAACAGCACGTCGCGGATCGCCTCCCGGTCGCCGTCCTGACCGGCCGCGGCCTCCAGGGGAGGGACGTGTCCGGCGGCGAGCTGGCAGAACTCCAGCCCGTCCAGAGCGACATGTGCCACCTTGCCCTCGGGCGAGGCTCCGGCGCCGGGCGAGTCCAGGGGGATGTACCAGTCGCCTCCGCCCTGGCCCTCGACCTCCAGGTGCAGCGTCCGGCCGGGGGCGCCCGCCGCGCCCAGTCTGCGGGGCGGCGCCGCCAGGCCCATGCGGCGGCGTACGGCGATCGTGCCGGGCAGCTGCCGGGCCGCCAGATCGACGAGCAGGTTCAGATGCGCGGGGCCCGGGGGTCCGTACGGATAGTCGACCGCCTCGGCGATGTCCTCGGCGTGCATCCAGCACTCGAAGGCGCGGTCCAAGAAGGCGTCGTGCAGCGGGAGCGTGAAGTCTCCGTAGGAGATCTGCCGCGTCGCGATCGGCCCGGCCCCCGTGGGGGCACCCGGGCTGCCGCCGCCCTCGGCGTCGGCCGCGAAGGAGACATGGCGGACCATGGCGTGGCTCTGCCTCCGCCACGGCTCCCGTGTCGCGGGCGTGCGGTGCTCGGTGCCGAGCGCCCAGAAGACTTCCGTGCGCCCCATCGGACCCGGCCCGGCTTCGGCGCCGAGGGCGCCGGGAGGCAGCGGGTCGGGCAGCCCCAGGGCGGTGGCGACCAGGCCGTCGACCGCGAGGAGGTGGCCGATGACCCCGGCGACGGTGGTCTCCCGCTCGGCCTCGCGCTCCCCGTCGAACCAGCGCAGCCGCACCGGCGCGCGCCACTCCTCGTCCGCCATGTCGCGCAGCAGGGCGTCCAGCCGGGCGGCCTCGGCGTCGTAGGGCGCGGCCCACTCGGGCACCGGGATCCGCGCCGGACGCCGCCCGAGGCAGCCCTCCAGCACCCGGGAGCGGAGCATCGGGTCGAGATCGAGGCTGTCCTCGGCGTGCAGCAGCCCGACCGCGTCGCGCAGCCGCAGGGCCTCGTCGGCGCAGGCCGCGCAGTCGGTGAGGTGGGCCTCGACGGCTGCGGTCTCCTCGGCCGAGCAGGCGGCCAGCGCCCACGCGCCGAGCAGGGACTTGAGCACCTTGTGGTCGAGCGCTCCGGCGCTGTCGCCGGGACCGCCGGGGCCGCCGGGACCGCCGGGATCGCCGGGGCCGCTGGGACTGCTAGGACCGCCGGGACTGCCTGGGTCGCCCGGCGGGCCGGGGGCTTGCGGGGCGCTCATCGCCACTGCTCCGCGCCGGGTGGGGACATGGCGGGCCGGATCATGGCCGAGGACAGCAGCTGGAGCCCCAGCCGCAGCCGGCGCCTGGCCTCGTCCTCGGTGACGCCCAGGTGCCGGGCCGTCTGGCGGTAGTCCCGCCGCTCGAAGTACGCCAGCTCCAGCGCGGCGCGCAAGGAGGCGGGCATGGACGTGACGATGTAGTCGGCGCGTGCCGCGGTGGCCGCCGCGCGGACCTGCTCCTCGATCCGCTCGGCCCGCTCGGGGGAGTAGGGCACGGTGCCGCGCTGCTGCTGGCGCAGCTTGCCGGTGGCTATCCGCTGGGTGAGGGCGGCGATCCACGAGCGCATGGGGCCCTCGCGGGGATCGAAGGTGTGCGGGTTCTCCCAGATATGGGTGAAGACCTCGCGGGTGGCGCGGTCGGCGGCCTCGTCGTCGTCCAGCACGCGGTGCGCGAGGCTGTGGACGAGCGAGGCGAAGCGGTCGTACAGCTCGCCCAGCGCCGCTGCCTCGCCGCGTGCGAGGCGCTGCTGCATCTTCCGGTCCCAGCGCGGTGGTGTGTCATTCGCCATGGTGGCTCCCAGCCGTCGGCGCCGTCGTCCGCTTCCGCTTACGGCGGCTTCCGTTCCGCCCTCGTTACGCCCGTCTCCGCTTCGTCGCCCCCGTCAACACCTCGAATGTAGTGCGGGCCACCGACCGCGCACGCCCCTTTACGGCAATGCGCGCCCCGGAGGAGTCGCTGATGGTGTTGTTTCCGTCACGTAGGGCGTGTGGCGTACGGGAGTTGAGGGGCGCCAGGTGCTGGTGCTGCCGAGAGTTATGGGGGCGTAACCACAAGTCTCCGGAGGTACCCCTTGGTAAAGACATAGGGTCGTGGGCGGGGACCAGTTTCGGCGGGGGTCGGCCGGGCAGCCGAGTGCTGTAAGCGATCGACGAAGGGGTTGCGGGGCGTGTCGTTGAAGGTGCTGGAGGAGGAGCGCGGCGAGTGGGCCGTGCTCCGGGTCTCCGGCGAACTTGACCTGGTCACCTCTCCCGCGGTGCGGCAGCACGTTCACGACGCCGTGGCCGAAGGGCGGCGGAGCCTGGTGCTCGACCTGTCCGACGTCCTCTTCTGCGACTCCAGCGGCGTAGGTGTCCTGATCGCGTCCCGTCGGCTGATGCGCTCTTGCGCGGGTTGCCTGCGGCTGATCCTGCCCGCACAGGGCGCGGTGGACGGCTCCCATGTCAACCGGGTGCTCGCGGCGCTGGGCGTGCGCCGGCTCTTCGACTGTTACCCGGACCTGGACGCGGCGACGGCCGCCAGGGCGGCGACAGGGCCGCTGACGGCCTGAGCCGGGGCGCCCCGCGCGCGCTCGGCCCCGTCACGATCGGCCGCCCCGCCAAGACAAGCTTCGCCGAACTCGGCCCCGCCAAGGGCAGCTTCGCCGAACTCGGCCCCGTCATGAGAAGCGCTCCCGCAGCTTGTACTTGAGGACCTTGCGCAGCGCCTCGTTGCGCGGCAGCGCGCTCACCACCTCCAGCTGTTCGGGCAGCTTGTGGGTGGCCAGGCCCTCGCCCTTCAGATAGGCGGTCAGCTCCGCCAGGGTGACCGCGGGCGCGCCCTCGGGCTGTTCGATCACCGCGCACACCCGCTCGCCGCGCTCCCGGTCGGGCAGTCCGACCACGGCGGCGTCGCCGACAGCCGGATGCTCGTAGAGAAGTTGCTCGACCTCCTTGGCCGAGATGTTCTCCCCCTTCCGGATGATGATGTCTTTGGTGCGGCCGGTGAGCACCAGATGTCCGCTCTCCAGGACGTGTCCCAGGTCTCCGGTGCGCAGGAAGCCGTCCTTGTCGAACGCCTCCGCTGTCTGCGCCGCGTCCAGGTACCCCCGGCACACGGTCTCGCCGCGCAGTCTGACCTCGCCCTCCGTGCCGGGCGGCAGGGGCTTGCCGTCGGGCGTGGTGATGCGGATCTCCATCGCCTCGGGCGGGCGGCCCTCTGTGGTGGCCAGGTGTTCGGGAGTGTCGTCCGGGGCGCCCATCGT
This sequence is a window from Streptomyces sp. NBC_01775. Protein-coding genes within it:
- a CDS encoding sigma-70 family RNA polymerase sigma factor, with translation MANDTPPRWDRKMQQRLARGEAAALGELYDRFASLVHSLAHRVLDDDEAADRATREVFTHIWENPHTFDPREGPMRSWIAALTQRIATGKLRQQQRGTVPYSPERAERIEEQVRAAATAARADYIVTSMPASLRAALELAYFERRDYRQTARHLGVTEDEARRRLRLGLQLLSSAMIRPAMSPPGAEQWR
- a CDS encoding zf-HC2 domain-containing protein yields the protein MSAPQAPGPPGDPGSPGGPSSPSGPGDPGGPGGPGGPGDSAGALDHKVLKSLLGAWALAACSAEETAAVEAHLTDCAACADEALRLRDAVGLLHAEDSLDLDPMLRSRVLEGCLGRRPARIPVPEWAAPYDAEAARLDALLRDMADEEWRAPVRLRWFDGEREAERETTVAGVIGHLLAVDGLVATALGLPDPLPPGALGAEAGPGPMGRTEVFWALGTEHRTPATREPWRRQSHAMVRHVSFAADAEGGGSPGAPTGAGPIATRQISYGDFTLPLHDAFLDRAFECWMHAEDIAEAVDYPYGPPGPAHLNLLVDLAARQLPGTIAVRRRMGLAAPPRRLGAAGAPGRTLHLEVEGQGGGDWYIPLDSPGAGASPEGKVAHVALDGLEFCQLAAGHVPPLEAAAGQDGDREAIRDVLFAVASLSRL
- a CDS encoding STAS domain-containing protein, whose amino-acid sequence is MSLKVLEEERGEWAVLRVSGELDLVTSPAVRQHVHDAVAEGRRSLVLDLSDVLFCDSSGVGVLIASRRLMRSCAGCLRLILPAQGAVDGSHVNRVLAALGVRRLFDCYPDLDAATAARAATGPLTA